The genomic stretch ACGCCGCCACGGCGATCTCGGCGAATCGCGAGCGTCGCCTCCGCGAGGTCGAGGGGAAGTGGAACGTCCCCGTCCAGGGCCCGACGAACCAGCCCGGTCCCGACGCGAACGGGGGGCCGATCACCCGCTCGAACGACTTCAAGATCACCCAGAAGCTGAAGTCGATCATGATTCCCCAGCTCGACCTCTCCGAGCAGAGCCTCCAGAGCGCGATCGACTTCCTCAACGACAAGGTGCGCCAGCTCGATCCCGAGCGGATCGGGGTCAACTTCATTCCCCGTCCCGACGCCCTCCGCCAGTCGAAGCCGATCACCCTCAGCCTCCGCAACATCCCGCTCGGCGAGGCGATCCGCTACATCGCCCAGAACGCGCAGGTGAAATACAAGGTCGATCAGGCTGCGGTCTTCTTCATCCCGCTGACCGACTCGACCGAGAATCTCCTCAGCCGCGACTTCGTCCTCCCGCCCGGCTTCTTCAGCTCGGCCTCGGCCGGAAGCGCGGCAGGCGGCGATAGCGGATCGACCCGCCGCCGCGGCGCCGCCGCCGACGCCTCCGCCGCCGCGAGCGGCGGTTCCCAGGACGTGAAGGAACAGCTGATCGCCAAGGGAGTCGAGTTCAACGCCGAAGGGGCGAACGCCACCTACCTCCCCGCCGCGAGCGTCCTCCGGGTCCGCAACACCTCCTCGCAGCTCGATCTCCTCGAGGCGATCGTCAACGCGACGAGCAAGCAGACCCTGATGGTCAACATCGAGGCGAAGTTCGTCGAGATCAACCAGACCGACCTCAACGACCTCAGCGTCGACTGGTCTCTCTCCCCGCTGACGGGGGTGATGAAATTGAATTCTCCCTTCTTTGCGACCTCGTTCCGGGGAGCCAACGGGATGAACGCCAACAACCTCGACTACCTTGAGAAAATCGCCGGGACCGGTTCGGGCGGGAGTTCCTCTTCGACAGGATTGGCCACAGGGGTACGCAATCAGGCTCTCTTCAGCGGCCTCCTGAGCTGGCAGAAGTATCTGGCGGCGCTGAACGCCCTCTCCCAGAAGACGAGCACCGACCTTCTCTCCAGCCCCTCGCTTCGGGCGAAGACCGGTAACGTCTCGAAGATCGCGATTAGCCGGACGTTCTTCTATCCGACCCGGTATGATCCGCCGACCGCGCTCTCGATCTCGGTCCCCAGCGGCAGCGCCAGCGGCACGACGCTTATTCCTCCTCCGGCGGTCATTCCCTATGTCCCGACCGAGTTCGATCACCGGGAAATTGGCGTCGAGTTGGCGGTGACGCCGACCGTCGGCGGTGACAATCGAACGGTCGACCTGAGCTTCGATACGATCCGGACGACCGACTTTGAAGGGTTCATCAATTACGGTTCTCCGATCCAGATTCCGGCCGCGAATCAAGAACCGGTGACCCTTTCCGACAACGTCCTGCTCCAGCCGGTCTTCGCGATCCGCAATGTGCAGACGAAGGTGGCGCTGCGGGACGGCTACACCGTCGTCCTCGGCGGCCTGATCCGGGAAGATATCCAGACGATCAACGACAAGGTGCCGTTCCTCGGCGACCTGCCCGCCGTCGGCCGGTTCTTCCAGTCGAAGGCGAAGCAGAGCGTGAAGCGCAACCTGCTGATCTTCGTCAATGCCCGGATCGTGCGGCCCGACGGGCAGCCGCTCAATCCGCTTGAGAGCGACGCCCCCCCGGCGACCTCGACGGCGGCGCGGTAGCGCCTCTCTTCCCGATCGCGTTGAAGATGACGGGGCAAGGATTTCGATCCTTGCCCCGCGTCGTTTCATCTGCCTGAATCGGATCGACGATGAATGAGATTCGCCGGATATTCGGTTTCCTGAAACCCTGGCTCCTTCCCTACCGGGAGCGGCAGGTGGCGGGGATTGTCTTCGGGATCCTGTTCGGCCTTTCCAACGGGCTGATCATCGGCGCGATCAAGGTCGTCGGCGCCCATCTCTCGGCCGACCCCTCCGCCGGTCCCGCGCTCGCCTCCGGCCAGGGCTTCCTCGATCACGCCCAGGCGTGGCTCGACGCCTGGATTCCGAAGATCGGCGCGCCGCTCGATTGGCGGCAGACGACCGGGGTCCTTCTCTTTCTCCCCGTCCTTGCCGGAATCCGGGGGTTGTTCTCCTACCTGAGCTCCTACTGCATCAGCTGGGTCGGCGAGAACGTGACGAACGATCTCCGCGTCGCCGTCATGCGGAAGCTCGGGGGGCTTTCGCTCGATTACTTCGACCGGGCGAAGATGGGGGACATGATGACCCGCGTGCAGGGCGATACCGCCGCCATCCAGAACTGCCTCGACCGGGGCGTCTCCGACGGGATCAAGGAGCCGTTCACGATCCTCTTCGTCCTCGGCGGCCTGCTCTGGGCCGATTGGCGGCTGACCCTGATCTCCCTCGTCCTGATCCCGCTCTGCATCATCCCGGTCCGCATCCTGGGCAAGAAGGTGCGGCGGGCGAACCAGGGGACGATCGGCCAGACGGTGCTCCAATCGTCGCTCCTGGTCGAATCGCTCGGGGCAATCCGCGTCGTGAAGGCCTTCGGGCTGGAGGAGACGCAGGCAGCCCGCTTCGCCGGTCATTCGTCGGAGCTGAAGCGGTTCAACCTGAAGCGGGTCCAGGCCCGGCAGCTGGTGAATCCGATCATCGAGGTGATCTCGATGTTCGGGCTCGGCGTCCTCCTCCTCTATATTTTCTCCGAGAAGGTGCCGGTGGCGAACATCATCGCCTTCCTCTTCGGGGTCGTCGCGTTCCAGAATTCGTTCAAGAAAATCGCCCTGCTCCACGTGATCGTGAAGGAGGTCGGCGTGGCGATCTCCCGGCTGGAGGAGGTGTTGCAGATGGAGCCGACGGTGCGGGAGAAGGCGGAACCGGTCCGCCTGCCCGAGTTCGGCCGGGGCCTGTCCTTGCGCGGGGTCCGCTTCGGATACGGCGAGGCGGAGATTCTCAAGGGCCTCGACCTCGAGATCCCGAAGGGAACCCGCCTCGGCATCGCCGGGGAGAGCGGGAGCGGCAAGAGCACGCTCCTGAATCTCCTGCTCCGCTTCTACGATCCGACGGCGGGGGCGGTCTCCCTCGACGGGATCGACCTGCGGGACGCCTCGATGCGCGACCTGCGCGCCCGGATCGGCCTGGTGAGCCAGGAGGCGGTCCTCTTCGACATGACGGTCGCCGGAAACATCGCCTGCGGGAGGTCGGGTTCCCCCGCGACCCGGGCCGAGGTCGAGGAGGCGGCGCGGGCGGCCCATGCCCACGATTTCATCCTCGGATTGCCCCAGGGATATGAAACGCAGATCGGGGAGCGGGGCGTCCGCCTCTCCGGCGGGCAGCGGGCGCGGCTCGCCATCGCGCGGGCCTTCATCCGCAACGCGCCGATCCTGATCCTCGACGAGCCGACGGCGGCCCTCGACGCCGAGGCGGAACGGGAGGTGCAGAAGGCCCTGGAGCGGCTCTCCGAGAACCGGACGGTGATCTGCGTGGCCCATCGCCTCGCGACGCTGCGGGCGATGGACCGGGTGATCGTCCTTTCCCAGGGAAGGCTGATCGAGGAGGGCTCGTTCGACGCATTGCTGGCGCAGGGCGGCACCTTCGCCCGGATGGCCGCCCAGCAGGGGATCAGGGCCTAGTTCCCGCGGGGAGCGTACTTATCCCGCTTGGCCAGCGTCCAGCGTCCGAACAGCCCCTTCTTTCCCGCCGAGACCGGCGGATGCGGATCGGTCACGATCTTCTCGAAGAACTCGCAGAGGGGGACGGGATCAAACGCGACGTTCGGGACATTTCCGTGGAAGAACGGCGCGGCCAGCATCTTGTGGTAGAGCTCCGGGTCGTTGTCGACCTCGATGATTCGGGCGACGGCCATGTCGGGGGTGCGGAAAGAGGAGGCGTTGATGAAGCTCTCCGGGTTGAAGTCCTTCACGACCTCGGGCGTCCCCCAGTAGATCGGGATGCAGCGGGCCTCCATGGCGTCGTAGATCTTCTCGGTGACGTAGCCGGGATGGTTGCCGTTCTCGAAGGCGATCATGAACTTGTGTTTCCGCAGGAAGGAGAGCTTGTCCTCCCGCGTCGGACCGAGCGGGCCGCCGACGTTGTTCAGGATGCGGCCGCCCGAGTTCACTTTCTTGTACTTGGAAAGGCGGTGGAAGAAGTTGATCCGGTTCGCGGTCTTCCTCCCGTGGTCCTGGCTGACGACGAAGGCGCAGAACTCGGTCTGCCGCGCGGCGATCCGCTCGACTTCCTCCGGCGTCCGTTCCTTGATGAGCTTCGCCGGGTCGCCGAGGAGGGCGTAGTAGGGGAGGCGGAAGTTCCGCTCGCCGTCGGACGGGAACGAGGTGAGCGCGTAGTCGCACTGGCCGCCCGCGAAGTCGGCGGGGGTCGATTCGTTGGTGTAGTAGACTTTCTTCGTCGCGTAGAGGCGGTGCCGGTGGCCGAAGTCGGAGTAGATCAGGACGTCGGGCTCGTCGGTGATGCGGACGTCGAAGCGGGTCGAGAGGAAGCGGACGAAGAGGTTGTCGTTCTTGTCGAAGTTGCCGAAGTCGGCGAAGTCGATGCGGAGGAGGGGCTTGCTCATTCTGAGGCGGAGCTCGATGCGAGCTCGGATTCGTACAGCCGCGCGTAGCGGATGAAGGTTTCGTAGGCGACGGCGACGGCGACGACGAGGCCGGGATAGCCGTCGAGGAAGCCCCGCTTCAGGACGTAGCCCCGGAAGAAGCGCCAGGGAGGACGGATCACGGCCTGGAGGAGGTGCCAGCGGCGGCCCCGTTCCCGGCAGGTGCGGACGAAGTTGTCGGCATGGAAGGGGGTCTTCCTCACGAGGCTGGCGAGGTCGGGGAACGAGGCGTGATCGAGATCGCTCCGGAATCGGTGGATCGGGCCCCGGCCCTCGGCGACGAGCTTGCAATGGTCGTGCGCGCCGGTCCAGCGGGCCTGGCCGCGCCGGACGAGGCGGAGGCCGCGGTCGGGATACCAGTCGCCGTGGCGGATGGCCCGCCCGAGGAAGGTGACGAGGCGGGGGGATTCGGCGGCGAGGCTTTGATCGGCGTCGGCTCCGGCGAGGAAGGCGACGATCTCCCCGCGCAGGGCGGGGGTGATCCGCTCGTCGGCGTCGAGGGCGAGGATCCACGGCTGGGTGGCCTGGGCGAGGGCGACGTTTTTCTGTTCCCGGAAGTTTTCCCACGGATGGGGGATGACCCGGGCGCCGTAGCGGCGGGCGATCTCCTCGGTCCCGTCGGTGCAGTCGTTGACGACGACGACGATTTCCCGGACCCATCCGGCGACGGCGTCGAGGCAGGTCGGCAGGTTCCGGGCCTCGTTCCGGGCGATGAGGACGACGCTCAGGGGGAGGGAGGAAGGGGTGTCCATCGGAAAGGGGTGCGGATGATCCAACCGAAAAGGGAGCCTTACTGCAAGAGCCGGCCGAGGGCGGCGTGGAAGTCGGCGGCCTCGAAGGCCCCGTCGTCGTTGACGGGGAGCCAGTGCCTCATCGGCTTGTGCCAGAAGGGGTGGTAGGCGATGACGGCGCGGCGGTTCAGGACGGCGGAGAGGTAGCTGAAGGAGGAATGGCTGGTGATGAGGATGTGGGCGGTGGCGAGGCGCTGAAGGCTCTCGAGGGGATCGGTGTTGATGAATTTCGAGAGGCGGGGAAGGGTGTCGAATTCCTCGATGCGGTCGGCGGCGGGATCGAGGAGGGTCTGCTTTTCCGGAAGGCCTTTCTTCAGCGGCATCCCGGCGTGGTGGTTGGCCATGACGAAGGCGCGGGTCGGGAGCTCGGTGTGGAGCTCGAAGCGATAGGGGATGGCGAGGCGGTCGAGGAGCGCGGCGAGGTTCCGGGCGAGGGCGAGGTAGTAGCGATTCGGCAGGATCCGCTTCGGGTCGAGGGCGGCGAGGTCGCCCCGGCGGACGTGGAGGGCGATGCGGAGCGGGGGGACGGGCTCGTTGACGAAGGGGGAGATGCGGGTGGTCTCGGCGTAGGCGTCGGGGAAGAGGTCGAGGATGCGGTGGGGCTCGGTGATGCGGGCGAGGAGGAAGCCTCCGGGACCGAGGCGCTCCGCGTCGCGGCGGAGGGCGGCGGCACCTTTCAGGGTGAGGACCGGAAGGGTGCGCGTCTCGTGGCGCTCCGGCAGGGAAATGTCGGACGGGGGGGCGAAGAGGGCGTTGGCGCGGTCGACGAGGGTGGCGTCGATCTCGTTGTTCTCATGGGCGGCGAGGCCTCCGTAGTCGACGCGGAGGAGCGGGGTGTGGACGTAGGGGATGTGCAGGAACCCGGAGAGGGCATGGAGGCCGTAGAGGCGGTGGACCTGGGAGCCGACGCCGTCGGTCTTCTGATCGTTGGCGTAGGTCAGGGCGAGGTTGGCGGCGGGGGCGCGGAATTTCCCCCGATACCAGAGGGAATAGGCGAGGCGCTGCTTAACCTCTTTAAAATTCATGAAGAGAAGCTAGAGCCTGTCATCCATTTTGGGAAGGCCGCGTTGCCTGACATGCCATGCAGGCACGCGGCGGCATCGCACGCCTAGAGGGCCCCTCCGGCGCGGCCTTCCCAAAATGGATGACAGCCTCTACAGTGCCCCCTTCGATGCGACGATTCAAAAATGGGGAGCCTGAGACGGTGCTTTATTGCATCGGGGACAGTCATGTCTCTTTCTTTTCGGGACAGGACCGTCTCGTGCCGGTCTGGCCGGAGCGCTCGGTCGATCGGCTTCCCTGTTTCCGCACGTTCCGCGTCGGGCCCGTGCTGGCGTGGAGCCTGGCGCGGGAGGGGAGCAGCACGGCGGGACGGGAGAAGGTCGGGGAGGTCCTCGCCCGGGCGGTGCCGCCGGGCGCGGCGGTGCTGTTTTGCTTCGGCGAGATCGATTGCCGGTTTCATATCCTGAGGCAGGCGGAGCGGCAGGGGCGGCCTTTTGCCGCGCTGGCGGCCGAGTGCGCGGAGGTCTATTTCGATGCCGCCCGCGATCTGGCGGGGCCGGGCCGCACGGTCCTGTTTTGTTCCGTGCCGCCGTCGACCCGATTGGGCGAGGTGCTGGAAGGGGAGTATCCGCGGCTCGGCTCGTGCGCGGTGCGGAACGAGGTGACGCGGGCTTTCAATCGTCGCCTGCAGGCTTTGTGCGGGGAGCGCGGCCTTGCCTTCGTCGATTATGACGGGGCCCTGGTCGATGGGGAGGGGTTGAGTCGCGCGTGTTTTTTCCGGGACGAGGTCCATCTCGGGCAGGTGGCGATGGGCGCGTTCGTCGCCGCGCTGCGCAGGGCGTGGCCCGACTTCCGGTGGCATCCGCCGCTCCGTTACCGAATGCAGGTCGCCCTTTCCCGGCTCTTCGGGATCAAGGTTCGATAGCTTTAGGGCAAGGGAGTCAGGACGTCGGGAAGCGGATGGCGCTTGCGGTAGGTCCGGCCCCGCCGCTTGAGGAAGCTGCGCCAGAAGCGATTCAGGAATCCGGCCTGGAAGGGGGCGCAGGGGCGATAGGCGAAGTTCGGACGGAGACCGCGGGCGTGGCAGAGGGCTTTCCCCTCGGGGAGCCATAGCCCACCCCGGATCGCCTGGAGATAGGGGAGGACGCGGGGGCCGGTCTCGGTGAGGGTGTGGAATTTTCCGGGGTGGGCCCGCGCGGCCTCGTTCATTACCCCTTCGGCATGCCATGGCGTCCAGCCCGGCGTGATCAGGGCGGCCATCCCTTCCTTGTCCCAGAACGCGGCCTGGAAATCGAAGACCCATTCGTTTTCCGGGGCGCAGGCGACGAGGCCGGGCGTCCCCGACGGGTGGGCGGGATCGGCGACGGCCTTCCGGTTCCAGAGGGAGGTGGCGAGGGCCTCGGAGGCGATGTGGTGGCGGGCGAGGAGGCGGATGCCGGCGGGATCGACCGGCGCGGTGAGGAAGTAATCGTCCTGGAGGTAGAGGACCGTCTCGGCGGGGATCTGGGCGAGGGCTTCGAGGGTGTTGCTGGCCCAATGGCGGTCCCGGCCCAGGGCGAGGGTGGCGACGCGGGGGTCGGCATAGGTCCGCTTGTCGGAGACGAGGTAGACGGGCTGCGGGATCCCGGGCCAATGGGTGAAGAGGAGATGGAAGAAGAAGGGCCAGAGGTCGGCGTAGGCGTCGCACGAGGAGACGACGACGCGGAAGTCGGGGGTGGCGGTCTGGGGGGTCATGAGGGCAGGAGGAGTCGGGGGAGGGAACGGACGATCTGGGCGACGTAGCCGCCGGAACGGGCGGCCCGCAGGAGGGTCTTCCGCGCCGTGTCGGTCCGGTTGAGGCCGTTCAGGAAGAGGGCGGCGAGGAGGAGCAGGAGGCCGCGCGGGAGATGGAGGAGAAGGCGGCTGAGGCCGTAGGCGAGCTTCGCTCCCCGGCTCCGTTCCGGGTCGGCGAGGGATTCGAGGACGCGGGAGCGGGAGGAGTCGTAGCCGTGGCGGCAGACGTAGCCGAGATTCATCCGGGAGGCGGGGAACTGGTGGTCGACGGCGGCGGCGGGGACGAACCAGACGGCCAGGCTTCCCTGGCTGTCGCCCCGATGGAGCCGTTTCAACATCTCGGTCTCGCCGCCGGAGAGGGCGTTCTTGCCGTTGCGGTCGAGCTCCGGGCGGAACAGGCCGAAGCGGTCGAAGACCGATTTGCGGAAGGCGACGTTGGCCCCCATCGGCATTTGGCGGGGGGTGAGGGGGCCGGGGTCGGCGCGGTGGGCGAGGGGGGTGGCCCATCCTTCGAGCCAGAAGGGGCACCCCTCGGGGAAGACGGGGATGACCTCGCCGCCGACGGCCCCGATGGCTTCGCCTCCCTCCGAGGGGCGATCCCACGGGGAGAGGAGGGCGTCGAGCCAGCCGCGATGGAGGAGGACGTCGTCGTCGAGGAAGACGAGGATTTCTCCCCGGGCCTCGCGGACGGCGCGGTTCCGGGCGTGGTTGAGGCCCTGCTCGGTCTCGACGAGGTAGCGCCAGCCGGGGCGGTCGAGGTGGGGGCGGACGATTTCCGCCGTGGCGTCGGTCGAGGCGTTGTCGACGACGAGGACTTCGAGCTGATCGGCAGCGAGGGAGTGCCGATGGGCCGCGAGGGAGGCGAGGGTCTCCGCGAGCCAGCGGGACCGGTTGTACGTCGGGATGGCGATGGTGACGCGCATGGCAGACTTCAGCTTGGGAGGGCAGCCAAGACGGCGGCGACGACTTCGTCGATCCCGATCCGGGCGATGCAGCGGGTGGTGTAATCGTTCTCGGGGCGGCAGGTCTCCGGCGCGAGACAGGCCGTGCCGCAAGGGAGGGGAGGCTGGAGGAGGCGGTGGCCGGTGCCGACGGGGGCCCAGAGCGTCGTCGATTGGGAGCCGAAGAGGGCGACGATCTTTCCCGTGGGCGGGAGGGCGGCGGCGGCGAGGTGCATGGAGCCGGTGTCGTTGCCGAGGTAGACGGCGGCTTTCTCGCAGAGGGCGGCGAAGAGCTCGAGCGGCAGGGCGGGGAGCGCCGGGAGGGAGAGGCCCCGTTTTTTAAGCAGGGCCGCGATTTCCTCCAGGAGCGGCTCCTCGCCGGGGCCGCAGACGAGGAGGAGGTCGGCCCGGTTCTCGGCATGGAGGCGTGCGGCGGCCTCGGCGAAGGCGGCGGCGGGCCAGCGTCGCGAGGGAAGGCGTGCCCCCGGATGGATGAGGACGAGGGGACGGCAGGAACAGGGGAAGGCGCGACGGAGACGCTCGGCGGCCTCGTCCCGGGCGTCGTCGAGGAAGAAGAAGCGGCAGGGGCGGCAGGCGTCGTCGTCGAGGGGGGCGATGCCGAGGGGTTCGAGGAGGCTGAGGTAGAGGTCGACGATGCCGCGGCTTTGGAAGAAGGCGGCGGGGCGGACGACGGGATCGGTGAGGCCGTCCTTGCCCGCCGCCTTGGCGTCGCCCTCGGTGCGGAGGCCGATGACGCGGCCGATGCGGGCGAGGCGGAGGAGGAGCCGGACACGGAAGCCGGGGCTGATGTTGACGGCGGTGTCGAAGCGGTGGCGGCGGAGCTTCCAGAAGGTGGCCGCCGTGCGGAGGACGTAGGAGAGGACCGATTCGGCGGGGCGCTGTCGGGGAAGCTCGACGATGTGGTCGAGGGCCGGATGGCGGGCCTGGATCGGGCCGTAGCCCTCGTCGACGAGGAGGGTGAGCTGGAGTCCGGGGAGGGCGTGCCGCAGGGCGCGGAGCAGGGGATCGAGGAGGACGATGTCTCCCAGGTAGCGGCGGCGGACGAGGAGGAGGCGCTGCGGCGGCCTGGGAGGTGAGGGGTTCATGGAGCCGAAGCCCTGCGAGCAGAACTAAGCGTCGGGGGTGACCCGGATGATGTCGTCGGCGACCTCGAAGCGCCACTTCGGCCCGCCCTTCTCGGCGATGAAAGCCTGGAGGCGGTCGAGGGTGGGGTAGTGGCTGTCGACGCCGCCGAAGTCCCGGGCGTCGTCGATCAGGATGACGTGGTCGAAGGGGCTCCGGGAGAAGATCGTCTCCAGTTCCATGAAGATCGGCGTGTTGAGGTCGCCCTGGGCGGTCTCGCCTGCCGAGTAGTGGCCGTCGAGCCAGAAGAGGGTGGGACCGGCGAGGCGGGGGAGGACTTCCTTCATCTTCGCGCCGCTATCCCCCTGGATCAGGTGGACGTGGGGGAAGGGCCGGAACCGTTTCTGCGCCTTGGCGTGGAGTTCCTCCGAGAGCTCGATGGAATAGAGGGCGTCGAAGTCCCCCAGGAGGCGGAAGAGGGTGTCCCCGTGCAGGGTGCCGGTTTCGAGGAGGGTGCGGACGCCGTATTTTTTCCCGTATTCGCGGAGGGTCTGCTGCTTGAACGCGCCGGGAGGCGGCACGGGGCGGCCCCGCTTGTCCCAGCGTGCGACCTTGTGGCGGCCGCGGAGGTCGACCCAGCAGCGGTAGAGTCGGAAGCGTTCGAAGAAACGGGGAGCCCGGATGCGCATGACGACTGAGAGCTAGAGACTCTTGAGCCCTTCGTCGAGCCAGCCGAGGAGCTGCTCGATGTTGGCGGTGCTCTCATCGCCCATGTGCGAGATGCGGAACGTCGTCCCCTTGATCTTGCCGTAACCGCCGTCGATGACGGCGTGGTGGTTGGCCTTCAGGTGGGAGATGACCTTCGCGATGTCGACATTGCGGACGTTGCGGACGCAGGTGAGGCCGATCGACTCGTAGCCCGCGTCGGGGAAGAGTTCGAAGCCGTGGTTCTTCGCCCAGGCGCGGGTGATCGTGGCGTTCTTCAGGTGGCGGGCGTGGCGGGCCTCGACGCCCTCGGCCTCCATGTCCTCCAGCTTGCTCTGGAGGGCGTAGAAGTGGGCGATGGAGGGGGTCGTCGGGGTCATCGACGACTCGTGGTTCTTCCTGAACTCGAGGAAATCGATGTAATAGCCGCGGTCCTTCTGCTTTTCCGCCTTGGCGAAGGCCCTTTCCGAGACGGAGAAGACCGAGGCGCCCGAGGGAAGGGCGAGG from Verrucomicrobium sp. GAS474 encodes the following:
- a CDS encoding glycosyltransferase family 10, encoding MSKPLLRIDFADFGNFDKNDNLFVRFLSTRFDVRITDEPDVLIYSDFGHRHRLYATKKVYYTNESTPADFAGGQCDYALTSFPSDGERNFRLPYYALLGDPAKLIKERTPEEVERIAARQTEFCAFVVSQDHGRKTANRINFFHRLSKYKKVNSGGRILNNVGGPLGPTREDKLSFLRKHKFMIAFENGNHPGYVTEKIYDAMEARCIPIYWGTPEVVKDFNPESFINASSFRTPDMAVARIIEVDNDPELYHKMLAAPFFHGNVPNVAFDPVPLCEFFEKIVTDPHPPVSAGKKGLFGRWTLAKRDKYAPRGN
- a CDS encoding glycosyltransferase is translated as MRVTIAIPTYNRSRWLAETLASLAAHRHSLAADQLEVLVVDNASTDATAEIVRPHLDRPGWRYLVETEQGLNHARNRAVREARGEILVFLDDDVLLHRGWLDALLSPWDRPSEGGEAIGAVGGEVIPVFPEGCPFWLEGWATPLAHRADPGPLTPRQMPMGANVAFRKSVFDRFGLFRPELDRNGKNALSGGETEMLKRLHRGDSQGSLAVWFVPAAAVDHQFPASRMNLGYVCRHGYDSSRSRVLESLADPERSRGAKLAYGLSRLLLHLPRGLLLLLAALFLNGLNRTDTARKTLLRAARSGGYVAQIVRSLPRLLLPS
- a CDS encoding glycosyltransferase family 9 protein; this encodes MNPSPPRPPQRLLLVRRRYLGDIVLLDPLLRALRHALPGLQLTLLVDEGYGPIQARHPALDHIVELPRQRPAESVLSYVLRTAATFWKLRRHRFDTAVNISPGFRVRLLLRLARIGRVIGLRTEGDAKAAGKDGLTDPVVRPAAFFQSRGIVDLYLSLLEPLGIAPLDDDACRPCRFFFLDDARDEAAERLRRAFPCSCRPLVLIHPGARLPSRRWPAAAFAEAAARLHAENRADLLLVCGPGEEPLLEEIAALLKKRGLSLPALPALPLELFAALCEKAAVYLGNDTGSMHLAAAALPPTGKIVALFGSQSTTLWAPVGTGHRLLQPPLPCGTACLAPETCRPENDYTTRCIARIGIDEVVAAVLAALPS
- a CDS encoding ABC transporter ATP-binding protein — encoded protein: MNEIRRIFGFLKPWLLPYRERQVAGIVFGILFGLSNGLIIGAIKVVGAHLSADPSAGPALASGQGFLDHAQAWLDAWIPKIGAPLDWRQTTGVLLFLPVLAGIRGLFSYLSSYCISWVGENVTNDLRVAVMRKLGGLSLDYFDRAKMGDMMTRVQGDTAAIQNCLDRGVSDGIKEPFTILFVLGGLLWADWRLTLISLVLIPLCIIPVRILGKKVRRANQGTIGQTVLQSSLLVESLGAIRVVKAFGLEETQAARFAGHSSELKRFNLKRVQARQLVNPIIEVISMFGLGVLLLYIFSEKVPVANIIAFLFGVVAFQNSFKKIALLHVIVKEVGVAISRLEEVLQMEPTVREKAEPVRLPEFGRGLSLRGVRFGYGEAEILKGLDLEIPKGTRLGIAGESGSGKSTLLNLLLRFYDPTAGAVSLDGIDLRDASMRDLRARIGLVSQEAVLFDMTVAGNIACGRSGSPATRAEVEEAARAAHAHDFILGLPQGYETQIGERGVRLSGGQRARLAIARAFIRNAPILILDEPTAALDAEAEREVQKALERLSENRTVICVAHRLATLRAMDRVIVLSQGRLIEEGSFDALLAQGGTFARMAAQQGIRA
- a CDS encoding glycosyltransferase family 2 protein, which codes for MDTPSSLPLSVVLIARNEARNLPTCLDAVAGWVREIVVVVNDCTDGTEEIARRYGARVIPHPWENFREQKNVALAQATQPWILALDADERITPALRGEIVAFLAGADADQSLAAESPRLVTFLGRAIRHGDWYPDRGLRLVRRGQARWTGAHDHCKLVAEGRGPIHRFRSDLDHASFPDLASLVRKTPFHADNFVRTCRERGRRWHLLQAVIRPPWRFFRGYVLKRGFLDGYPGLVVAVAVAYETFIRYARLYESELASSSASE